The Luteibacter flocculans genomic interval GACATGCGTACGGCCTGTCCTTGGGGGCGAGGGGGAAACACGACGGCCGGCGCGAACGGCCGGCCGCCGTCTGGGGCCGGTTAGCGCGTGGCGACCGGAAGATTGCGGATCTTCGAGCCGCTGAGGCCGTAGAACACGATGTACGCGTAGCAGATCAGCGGAATGAAGAACGCGTGCTGCACGCCGATCTGATCCGCGACCACGCCCTGGATCCAGGGGATCAAAGCGCCGCCCACGATGGCCATGATGAGCAGGCTCGAAGCCTTGCCGGTCAGCGGACCCATGCGCTCGATGCCCAGCGAGAAGATCGTCGGGAACATGATCGAGTTGAACAGGCCGATGGCGACGATGCTGTACACGGCGACATTGCCGGTGGTCATCATGGTGGTGATCACCAGCACGGCGTTGATGACGGCGAACAAGGCGAGCAGCAGGCGCGGCGAGAACTTCGCCAGCAGGGCCGAGCCGATGAAGCGGCCGACCATCGCACCACCCCAGTAGAACGCCACGTGGCTGGCGGCCACTTCACCCGACATGTTGCCGATCTCAGGCAGCTGCAGGTAGTTGATCATGAAGCTGCCGATCGAAACTTCGCCACCCACGTAGAAGAAGATGCCCAGCACGCCGAAGAACACGTGCGGCGTCTTCAAGGCGTCCATCAGCGAGTGGCGGCTGTCGTCGGCCTTCTCGGTGGTTTCCTCAAGGGCCGGGAGGTTGAACAGGTACACGCCGATGGCGAGCAGCACGAGCACGACGGCCAGACCGATGTACGGGCCTTGCACGCTGCTGGCTTCCTGCACGCGATAGG includes:
- the fucP gene encoding L-fucose:H+ symporter permease yields the protein MTTIFFMWGFLTCLNDILIPHLKAVFELNYAQAMLIQFTFFGAYFIMSLPAGKLVAALGYKKGIVAGLIVAGIGAALFWPAAGMRVYAFFLAALFILATGITVLQVAANAYVALLGPEKTSSSRLTLAQALNSFGTFLAPFFGGFLILSNQVKSSADIAKMSAAEQVTYRVQEASSVQGPYIGLAVVLVLLAIGVYLFNLPALEETTEKADDSRHSLMDALKTPHVFFGVLGIFFYVGGEVSIGSFMINYLQLPEIGNMSGEVAASHVAFYWGGAMVGRFIGSALLAKFSPRLLLALFAVINAVLVITTMMTTGNVAVYSIVAIGLFNSIMFPTIFSLGIERMGPLTGKASSLLIMAIVGGALIPWIQGVVADQIGVQHAFFIPLICYAYIVFYGLSGSKIRNLPVATR